The DNA window CTGATACTTATCGGGGCCGCTATCATGCTGCTCGAGGTGAAGATGGGGCACGGCTTCGCCATGATTGCTGGGGCGGCAGTGGCAGCCCTGGGCGTTTACCTCCTAGCGCTTAACATACCTTATATTACGACGAGTGCCCCGACGGCGCCTAAGTACGTGCTGGCTGACGTCTCCATAGCTGTTGTGGGCGCTGTCCTAGGCCTTTACATAAGGTGGATAGCGGCGCCCATGAAGAGGAGGAAGCCCATGGCTGGCCCTGAGAGCCTGATAGGCGACGTGGGGGTTGCCTTGACAGACCTAAGCCCGGCGGGCGAGGTGAAGGTCCAGGGCATAGTGTGGAAGGCCAGGGCAGCCTCCGGGAACATAAAGGCTGGCGAGCAGGTCAGAGTTGTCAGAGTTGAGGGGCTAACCCTGATAGTGGAGGGTGCCTCAGGCGAAAGCCAGCCTAGGTGAGGCCCTCCAAGCGGCAAGCCACCTTTTTACCCTGCGCCCCTAGAGAACTTACAAGGGCGTTAACGTGAGCTCAGTAATTGAGGAGCTCCTCTGGACTGAGAAGTACAGGCCCAGGAGCCTCAAGGACATTGTCAATCAGAAAGACATAGTGGAGCGCCTTCAGAAGTTTGTGGCAGAGAAGAACATGCCTCACTTGCTCTTCGCTGGCCCTCCAGGGACTGGAAAGACCACTGCCGCCCACGCATTAGCCCATGACCTCTACGGCGAGGGCTACACGCAGTTCATGCTGGAGCTCAACGCCAGCGACGAGAGGGGCATAGACACGATAAGGGAGAAGGTGAAGGAGTTCGCCAGGAGCAGGACGCCCCCAGACATACCGTTCAAGATAGTGCTGCTGGATGAGGCCGACAACATGACTGCCGACGCCCAGCAGGCCCTGAGGAGGCTCATGGAGCTCTACAGCGCCAACACGAGGTTCATACTTGCAGCCAACTACCCCTCAAAGATAATAGACCCTATACAGAGCAGGTGCGCCTTCTTCAGGTTCACCCCGCTAAACAAGGAGGATGTGGTCAGCAGGCTTAAGTACATAGCTGACAACGAGAAGGTTAAATATGTTGAGGACGCCCTTGAGGCCATCTATGACATCTCTGAGGGCGACATGAGGAAGGCCATAAACATACTGCAGACCGCGGCGTCCCTCGGCAAGGTGGACGTCGACTCAGTCTACAAGGTCGTCGGCATGGCGAGGCCCAAGGATATAAAGGAGATGGTGGAGACCGCCCTTAAGGGTAACTTCACTGGGGCGAGGGAGCTCCTCAGGAAGGTCATGATAGAGTACGGCCTCAGCGGCGAGGACGTGGTGAGGCAGATACACCGCGAGCTCTTTAGCAACGACATAAACATACCTGAGGAGCTGAGGGTCATGATAGCCGACTACCTCGGCGAGGTCCACTACAGGATAGTTGAGGGCAGCGATGATGATATCCAGCTCAGCGCCTTCCTGGCGTGGCTGGCGATGATGAGCAAGCGCCTGGGGGCGTCCACGGCTTGAGCCTCCAGCGGACCCCCTGGATCATAAAGTACAGGCCGAAGAGTGTTGATGAGGTAGTTGACCAGGAGGAGGCTAAGAGCCAGTTCCTGACATGGATAGAGGCCTGGCTCAGGGGGAGGCTCCCTGAGAAGAGGGCGGCCCTCCTCTACGGCCCCCCTGGGGTTGGCAAGACGAGCCTCGTTGAGGCCGTGGCACATGACTACAAGCTTGAGGTGCTGGAGCTCAACGCCAGCGACTACAGGAGGGCAGAGGACATAAGGAAGACCGTGGGCGTGGCGGCCTACAGGAGGTCCCTGACGGGCAGGCTCATGCTGATACTCATGGATGAGGTCGACGGAATAAGCGCTAAGGGCGACGCTGGCGGGCTCGAGGAGCTGCTGAGGATCATACCCAACACTATGAACCCCGTGGTGCTCACCGCAAACGACCCCTGGAAGGACCAGCTGAGGCCCCTGAGGGAGTTCGTGCTCATGATAGAGTTCAAGAACTTGTCAACAGGCAACGTCGTCTCCCTGCTGCAGCGCATATGCGACGCTGAGCACGTAGAGTGCGACCGCGAGGCCCTGAGGTACATAGCTGAGAAGAACATGGGGGACGTGAGGGCGTGCGTGAACGACCTTGAGGCGGTTGCCGAGGGCTACGGCAGGGTGACCATGGACCTGGCGAGGGCGCTTGTAAGGGGCAGGGACAAGAGCCTCGACCTGTGGAGGACCCTAAACGACGTGTTCTACGCCAAGGCAGGCTGGATGGCCAAGAAGGCCGTCTCAAACTCAGAGGAGGACTACGAGACCCTAATGGCCTGGCTCAACGACAACATACCAAATAAGTACGCCGAGCCTGAGGACGCCTTCAGGGCCTGGGACGCCCTCTCAAGGGCCAGCCTCTTCCTGGCAAGGGCCAAGTCAGGGAGCTGGGACTTCCTGTCCTACATGTTCGACCTGATGGGCCCAGGGGTCGCCATGGCAAGGCAGGTGGAGCAGTCGCCCCAGAGGA is part of the Acidilobus sp. 7A genome and encodes:
- a CDS encoding replication factor C small subunit, with protein sequence MSSVIEELLWTEKYRPRSLKDIVNQKDIVERLQKFVAEKNMPHLLFAGPPGTGKTTAAHALAHDLYGEGYTQFMLELNASDERGIDTIREKVKEFARSRTPPDIPFKIVLLDEADNMTADAQQALRRLMELYSANTRFILAANYPSKIIDPIQSRCAFFRFTPLNKEDVVSRLKYIADNEKVKYVEDALEAIYDISEGDMRKAINILQTAASLGKVDVDSVYKVVGMARPKDIKEMVETALKGNFTGARELLRKVMIEYGLSGEDVVRQIHRELFSNDINIPEELRVMIADYLGEVHYRIVEGSDDDIQLSAFLAWLAMMSKRLGASTA
- a CDS encoding replication factor C large subunit, whose product is MSLQRTPWIIKYRPKSVDEVVDQEEAKSQFLTWIEAWLRGRLPEKRAALLYGPPGVGKTSLVEAVAHDYKLEVLELNASDYRRAEDIRKTVGVAAYRRSLTGRLMLILMDEVDGISAKGDAGGLEELLRIIPNTMNPVVLTANDPWKDQLRPLREFVLMIEFKNLSTGNVVSLLQRICDAEHVECDREALRYIAEKNMGDVRACVNDLEAVAEGYGRVTMDLARALVRGRDKSLDLWRTLNDVFYAKAGWMAKKAVSNSEEDYETLMAWLNDNIPNKYAEPEDAFRAWDALSRASLFLARAKSGSWDFLSYMFDLMGPGVAMARQVEQSPQRSRYQYPSKITLMAKLRDIRALRDSIAEKVSSRLHVSTSTFKEDVLPYLFIIFRQGDVNMAGGLVVGYNLTEGEVRYLAGARASDIIKAAEGVRRQLAKEAERAAAEAPRREAEEAEKKQAAKREGQVTLDKYFGGGLGQAGQPEKGRRARG